A stretch of DNA from Catenulispora acidiphila DSM 44928:
TACGCCACACAAGCAGCACCTGGGCCGCAGAAGCCGGCGCCACTATGGCCGAGCTGAAGCAACGCCTCGGCCACGACAGCGACCGAGCTGCCTCGATCTACCTCCACGGCAGTGAGGAACGTCAGCACACCCTCGCCGATGCCCTCAGCGACCGGGCCCGCCGCGAGCTCCGTCGCCGCGACGCCGGCACCGATCGACCAGACCCGGGCACCGACCTAGGGGACCCTTCGGGCATGTGACGGGCACGCCGCCCCGAACGGCCCTGTAACGCGAAGAACCCTGGTCCGGCTTACCACGCCGGACCAGGGTTCCAACTATTCATACCTTCAGTGGAGCCAACGAGACTCGAACTCGCAACCCCCTGCTTGCAAAGCAGGTGCGCTACCAATTGCGCCATGGCCCCGTTAGAGCGGTCCGCCTTCCGGTATCCGGAAGACGGACCGTTGCCCCAGCTCTAGCTGCCGGGGAAGCCGGATGAGCGGTTCTCAGGCCGAGGGAACCGGGTCGGTCGCCTCGGTCCAGAGGTCCTGCTCCGACTTGTCGGACTGGACCTGCCGGTAGACCAGCAGACCGCCGATGGCAGCCACTACGAGCAGAAGCAGTTTCTTCACGTGGCCACCTCCCTTCTGGTAGACGTCTGTGCCCCCGAGCTTAACAGCAGCGGGGCCTAATAGGAGCTGTGAGCAGTACTACGCAAAAA
This window harbors:
- a CDS encoding DLW-39 family protein — protein: MKKLLLLVVAAIGGLLVYRQVQSDKSEQDLWTEATDPVPSA